acGTTATATCTTATTTTTGGCCGAGGAAACAGAACTTACTGCTAGGAAATCCATTTTGACAGCTGTCAAATATCGTCTGCAGCCGAATAATCTTTGTTACACCAACGTTTATTCCAAAGGTAAAAAATTAAGAGAAGATCAAAGCGTGTCGAAAACATCGACGCACGTGTGTTTACGTTTCTGATGGCGTTTCCCTGTATCGTCTGCGGTGTTTCTTTTGATAAATCAAATCATTTACAAAGACACATCTTAACAAGAAAACATCAAATTAATAACGAATTCCACAGTATGTTGAGAGGGAAAACGAGTGGCGATCAAAAGTTGCAATTCGTTTTGCCAGCAGAGGATACATGTACCCCTGCCGAGACCGAACAAAGTCAGGATCCACCACCCATCGATCATGGGGATGTGCTGTTCTCTGACGGAAAAAAGAACAACGAACTGGAAAGCGACGATATTGaggtaaatatataaacatttatgtcGATGATCACATGATATTACTACTATCAGGACTATAGTATAATACTGCTTATTAAAATCGCGTAATCGAAGTGGCTTTATTTCACAATGGAGAAAGGGGGAAACCAACTCTAAAAATAGCAAGCGACTTCGTTTTTCATTGGCTAAAAATTTCcaaattaaccaatcagatgCTTTGTAAAACTTACGTAAACAAAAAAGGGGCCAACTATACTAACTTAACTAGTtgatatgaataatattttcttcagAATCACAAAGAACATGTAAATGAGACATGTTTTCCTCCACCAGACAATGATTCGGAGTGGTTTCCATTTCCAGATATAAAGCTGAGTCTTCTTCTGTATGGATTATTACACAGTCCAACACATCATATTGTAAATATTGCAGTTCTTCtttatattatcaaatatataaattcagatacatattttaatatatattttaattggtTTTGATCATCATGAATTATCACATTGCATATtacagattttttaattatcaaaatgtgtGTAATATAATTTCAGAGTTTGGAAGTAGCTAAGTATGTCTGGTTCATAATTCTCAAAGAAATGGGTGTACCAGACATTCCACCACTAGCCAAGATCCGCAGCATGAAATTTGGTCAATTGGATGTggaaaatttgatttcaaaggTACATTTTGTAGCATatgttaattataatttcaGCCTGATTAAAATACTGTGGATCCAATTTAAAGCAAAGAACAGTACTCAGACTGTAACAGAATTGATCGAACTCTGAAATAACTTCTGGACCCATTACAATTATATATTATCttcataaatatatgtatatttgtttatagGATTCATAATCTGCATTGATAGTTAAAAACATAATATAGTAGCTAGGTTGGGCTATATATATGGACTGTGGACGATTAGGATATTATCCCAGTGGGCACgcaacgttgtttcaacgttgagAAATGGTTGAAATCAAGTTGCAACGTTGATCAACCATTATTCAACGTTGAATCAACGTTGAGGTTTAAACGTTGAAACCCAAACCATAATTCAACGTTGATTCCACGTTGAAGACCCAACTTATTTTCAACGTTGAAGACATTAACCacttttcaacgttgaaacaacgttttaatatatgaataaaactgaacacatattttcaaatttaaacttccttatcatttgtttaatttaggttttacttatattttgtaAAGTGGAAGCATTAAATGACgtgtttttacaaatattaaatgttaatttgaatacaattttatcttatatatattccaataaaattaatatatttttgtcttatccaattaaaatatcaattttcgtttaaatgaaaagttaaattaatatttaacattacatttttataaaaaagattgTTTTCATACAAGAAATTTGAGATTGAGCTGTGCGTACAGCATGTGGCTAATTGCATTTTAACTGGGTCAGAGAGAAGGGGATGCGCGGACCTATCACTACTGCAAGCACTGCTGATTAAGGGAGTTATGCAATTTACCAGGCTGCTTTATGCCAGCTTGACCGATAAAGACGCTATTGGTGAACAAAGAAAGTCAGATCTTAGATACACCTCGTGCAGTAACTACACAGATTTTATTTACAGTAAAATGCCGGGATTTTAGCTTTTGGACGATTAATTTGTgactattttatattttacactgGAGTATCTTGggagttattttttaaatcagtctGCAGAATGCAAATGATGAACTGACTATTGTGGATTCTACGTTTTTGTGTTGACATCCTTTGTTTCATGTCATGGAAAACAAGCATTTGGCGGAATGTACGTGGTTTCTCCTACAgccttatttaaaacattttgaaatgccAAGTTCAACTTTATAACGAGGACTTAATACACAAGTTGTTTAGCAAAGGATATACTCAAATACTACTAGGATTTAAATAAAGGCCGATTTTatacatttggatttttttaataaagtgtcAAAACACATAAAAGAGCACAACGTAATAAAAGACGATATGTTTATAAACAACACTTTACAAAAATCacttaattttaacttttttttcattgtcatatctaaatattttaagccaGATTTCAACACAATTTCTACGTTGAATCAACGTTGAATTTtgacgttgaaacaacgttaCATTTTCAACGTTGCCTCAACTTTCATATGCAACCTTATTTCAACGTTGATTCAACGTTGATGCCtgacgttgaaacaacgttgtttcaacgttgaaatgCCCGCTGGGATGGAGGTAAGTCCATCAGTGGTACGTACAGCTCCTGACTAGAGTAGCAGGGGTCCCAGGTTTGAGTCCCAGTCCAGCCATATATTTTAGCCCATTCCTCATTTCCTTATACTACaacaatttaatattaaagtttatatcaatgttaacaattaaaattataatttgtatGTTGATTGAATATTTCAGGGAGAAGATGACTCTGGGTTGCCCATTTATATTATCAAGCCAAGTGAAATTGCCAAGCTTAATTTGAGCAATCCAACTATTTCACCAAATATTGCAAGGTAAGCTTCTAAATACATAAACAGAATGAttatacataaaatgaaaatgatattaaattgaaaaacaatatttgtgggattttttttattattgagaGTATGTTTTATAACTAAAGAGAATATTTTGGTGATAACTGTGTGGTGTGCGTTTTTGTAATGGAAGTTTTATATCAAGAATGTACATAGTTTATGCACTCAACTTACATGTTGTGAACATTTATGACGTTAAAACTTACCGTACATGTTTATTCTTTAAGATTCTGTATACAATTACTCTCTATAGATCATTATGTAAATTTCTTATGACCACAGTGGGAACTAGTTTTGAAAACTTATTGTGCTGGCTAACTAAAGAACATTCTTCTTATCATTATtacatattatcattttcattctgctaattttttgtaaatcaaattataaaaatgttttgcaaTTTAAGTAGTGTGGCTTAAATTGAATTGTTTGACAAATCATCCCAAAAGCTTTGTAAATAATTGACATTGACTTCATTATATTATATAGAATGAATCAAATTTTCAACTGTGTTAAactatattattaattttggaCAGTTTATGCTTTATAAACTTCAAAACTTGTATTTGCGAAATATCTGATATAGTTTTTCAGTTAAATTTACTTATCCTCTTtgcatatacactgtataaGATTTCTTAGATAGcaaattattatataatgtacaaataaataaatatcaagtGAATTAACAAAAGTCgttagatttttttcatttgtcattaattattttgcaaaatataatattggttAAGGTTCGTTCCGTCTCTTTAGAATGTATGAACATTGATTGATTTTATCATTATCCAACAATCATCAAATTACGAAATGGATAAATTGcatgattttctttcatatgATACACATATGAAAGTCAATTCATATGATTTACATATGACCACACTCATAATTCACATGTGAATTGTTTTTCATATGTAGATCATATGCATACTGCGTCATATGATCCACATATGAGTGTTCATATGATTCTCATATGAACCTCCACATATGATTTGATCCACATATGATTGTCATATGATCCACATATGAAAGGCAAATCATATGTGGATCATATGTGGCGAAATTGCCTATGTAGAGTGTGATATATTGACATTCGTGTCTCTGACCAGGCTAAAATGGATTGTTCTTAGCTGACTTTTATCAACGGACATATCTGTACGCCAAAACAAAGTgttaatttataaagaaaattaataatttaatccATAAATAAAACCCCATCCCAATATTTTAGGAAGGTTCACAAGCATTCGGGGCATGGACAAATCCTACCTATTCAGCTGTTCTGAATAGGAAAAACCCTGAGCTGAGACACACATTTTTCTACTTTAACTATTCTAATATACCTGTacataatatttcattaataatcTATCTCATTTGTCTCTACGACCTATTTTTAActggaaatttcattttttttttgactgaAAATCTTTATTGAAGAGATGTAAACCTTTATGAATTGATGCTACCGATAAAgaacttttatattttagtcatatttttaaattgcatgcataataagttttttttgcaatgtcgcttttttagctttaaattaaacacatgaataaaaaaaactagaattgAAAGGAAACCATCAACATCGGaacaaaaaaatgacattttagaGGAGCCTTTATCGAAACACGTGTTTCCATGACGATGTTTTGGGTGTTAATTAATTAGAGGGAAGGAGGTGACTGTAGCTGTCAGAAAAGTCAAGGATTGATTTAATGTGCAGACTTTTCCATTTGTATCAACATTTAAGaccataaaaattagaataTGTTTGCttgaaaattgtatttatacaattttttctctGTTCCTCGTAAGTTAAGATTAAGGTTaagataaacaaatttaaacGTAAATTAAATTTGGAACAGCCTCAAAGGGGCAtatatggtcacgattttggtaaaaaattattcccaaaatcttaatgtttgcaatgcttcactaaggcatttttaatagtcatttaaaatttgggtgccattcgttgagttataagcaagttacagagcttctgtgttttataaacaaagcttttgtttacgttttgaatgttgaagtaaaaaatcCAGTtgtagacctaaaatgaatcggTTAAACATTAAGAACTCtttattcatgtttaaaatgaataagcaGACAGACAAATTAAGCCTTGTTGACATGACAAgaaattgtgagccctgtatcatCCTCATAACTCTACAACTGGCCCTCAAATTTCACTTGATCACTAGacatgcattcctaaagcattatatacaataaaaacagaaaaaaaagaattttacaaaaatcgTGACTATACCCCTTAAAGAGATGTGAACATATCCGTCGTATTGTTGTGTAATTATTATAGGATGCACAAATGACACTTTTAGGATTGTTCACGGAAAATCAATGGCgtactttaaatttttatttaatgtcaATTCTTTTGACCTACCCCTGCAAAGCCTAAGTATTTATTATCATAACGTCATTAATACAAAATGACGACTCGCACAACTCAGATCGGTACTTTATTTATTGTGTTCGAGTTCATAAATGGAATTTAACGTAAAGTTACGGTATTTTACAAGGTGCAAAAGCATGAGCAATGAAAACCAATATCGACAATCTTGAAAACAAACTCAGAAAGACTTAACTAGaaataaaactacatgtaaaaaaagCGACCAACATTATCAAAAGTCCTACGATGATGTTCTGTCAGTACAGTACGGCCAGCCTACTGATTAACACACGAACAACGTGGCGTCATCTCTGAAAACTCAGATAATAATATATTGATATGTCACCTTATCCAAGAAGAtattttaaggtcagacgacacgttcctcaattttagataactttttccaggaatttgttaatggtttactactactttgacaagctttcttgcaaaaaattagggtaccttaccaggcatttctgcaaaatactagagtatgcaatttcctttataatcttcttgaaaatacacttgaattgctgatgtaaaataaatacatctacagcacagcaaaattcactacagtagaactatatctccgccggggcggggctttgaactcacgacctctagaatcTTAACGCTTTTTGCAgagagcggccacggttctaaccactcgaccatgtacacatataaccaaaatcaagtaaattttgatcatttttaaagtaattatgaaattaatatttttattagaattctttattacgaggagatacaaaaaagtttctcgaggaacgtgtcgtctgaccttaacagAGAGCGACGAGATTCTATAACTGTCCCACCCTAACCATCTACAATTGAAATAGGATAGatataagtatatttttatagagagaaaaaaattatccaaCATTAAACTATTCGAGATgagataaagaaataaaacaaacttgaaaatatgttattttaggCGAAATAACAAACGAAACTTGAAATGTAATTGTTATGATATGAGTTACGAAAGTTAAAAAAGACGCTTGGCGTaaaaagaggaataactctgaaataaatttgatcacACACCTCTTTATATTTTTAGTAAGTTGGTCTATTCAGACAGTTTCTTGCTATgctacaattttatttttaagtaaaacgtatagaaaatttattttctttttaaaatctaatgagTCGCCCTTGGCTACAGGAACTTAAACAGCGCAAATGAAACTATGGTAGATTTTCTCAAGTTTTACCGCCTATAGCCAAACGACAGGGGCGTACAAGGCGTTACATATCCCTCACTTGGAGCGATGAAAAAGAACTTATTCgaatgttgataaaatatatattattggcTTGTATACATTGTTTATGCTATACATGTCACGATACATGTCAAAAACgtgttttcattatataaaccCAAGAGGTATAGATTTCCATATTAAGGCACACGACGTTTTGTACCTAAATCTTGACCATTTACTGTGATGAATTGCAAAcagtttctttctttcttatttttttttgttaaataattttttttggtacgAATTTATCTAGCCTCCATCTTAAAAGTACTTTCATTAAAAGGATaagttttcattcttttttatcattgatttattaaagtAGAGTCTAGACCCATAATGGGTCAAAAATTCGTGgatttttcacaaaaacttaaaaagttatttacaattgtcaaaaaataaaagtagctcAGTGTATACGAATTTATCTAGCCTCCATCTTAAAAGTACTTTCATTAAAAGGATaagttttcattcttttttatcattgatttattaaagtAGAGTCTAGACCCATAATGGGTCAAAAATTCGTggatttttcacaaaaaattaaaaagttatttacaattgtcaaaaaataaaagttgttcACGCCCACATTGATCTGTGTCAGCGTAGCTCAGTGTGATAGGTGGAGGACTGTAGACAATATCTCTCGGAAGAGAGGGTGTTCGAATCTTAGTgaactttttctttttagatttGGCGAATTTGCTTCCAGTTAGGCAAACATTATTTTCGAAATTGTTATACCATAGAtctagattaaaaaaaaaacttaaaaactcTTCAGATAACGACGGAAATACATGATGATCTTGCCCATTGTAAATAACGTTTAATAAACAATAGCGCTAGCTCAGTCAAAGATTGTTTGATATCACAATGTAATGTTAAGAAAACAATcagagaaatgaaaataataagaaaagtaataaatataaatgtatgtttgtcaatgatcaggtaatgtagatacatGCACTGATGCTCACATTCAAGATTTCTTTATATGAGATGCACAAAAGTCCTTTAAATGTCCTGGATGGGGGGATTTGACTGATAATGTACGCTCTTCTTCTTTAATTTAATCAGAACTGTTTATATACACGTACTTTTgtacaataaatgattgtacatgtacttacattttTAATAGCAATACACAACcagttgtatttttttattgtaagatCTTAATAAGTTATTACATTTGGCATTCAAACCATTTTTATATCATGATAGAACTAAAATAGGctttattgagagagagagagagagcgagagagagagagagagagagagagagagagagagagagagagagagagagagagagagagtttgagagagagttTTGTTAGATATTCACACCAGAGCACATGCgtttgcggtttttttttttaaaaacaataacaaatttaCGC
This portion of the Magallana gigas chromosome 7, xbMagGiga1.1, whole genome shotgun sequence genome encodes:
- the LOC117684964 gene encoding uncharacterized protein, which gives rise to MAFPCIVCGVSFDKSNHLQRHILTRKHQINNEFHSMLRGKTSGDQKLQFVLPAEDTCTPAETEQSQDPPPIDHGDVLFSDGKKNNELESDDIENHKEHVNETCFPPPDNDSEWFPFPDIKLSLLLYGLLHSPTHHISLEVAKYVWFIILKEMGVPDIPPLAKIRSMKFGQLDVENLISKGEDDSGLPIYIIKPSEIAKLNLSNPTISPNIAR